DNA from Comamonas serinivorans:
TGTTCGGCTACGGCTCGCTGATCTGGCGGCCCGAATTCGACAGCAGCGAGCAGCACCTGACCGTGGTGCACGGCTGGCACCGCGCCCTCAAGATGTGGAGCCGCGTCAACCGCGGCACGCCCGAACGCCCGGGGCTGGTGCTCACGCTGCTGTCGGGGGGCAGTTGCAAGGGCATGGCGTTTCGCCTGCCGCGGGCCCAGGCGCGCGACGACCTGCACCGCCTGTGGGCACGCGAGATGCCCAACCAGGGCGTCTACGATCCCAAGTGGCTGCACTGCGTGACGCCTCAGGGCCCGGTGAAAGCGCTGGCCTTCACGCTGTCGCGCCAGAGCCCCAACTTCACCGGCGAGCTCACGCCCGAGCAGT
Protein-coding regions in this window:
- a CDS encoding gamma-glutamylcyclotransferase codes for the protein MSSTPPRLPLHAPRLTPAEAAREPRQRPSSAEWLARVEQDWGGTSDLWVFGYGSLIWRPEFDSSEQHLTVVHGWHRALKMWSRVNRGTPERPGLVLTLLSGGSCKGMAFRLPRAQARDDLHRLWAREMPNQGVYDPKWLHCVTPQGPVKALAFTLSRQSPNFTGELTPEQYRDIFAQASGRYGTTLDYTRASYDSLLAHGIRDRHLARLLGHVHPTASAD